Genomic window (Nicotiana sylvestris chromosome 7, ASM39365v2, whole genome shotgun sequence):
tccgcactaaccctgcatgggtatttttgtccagatttttcagcttagtataaatagcttcttttcccatttttaggttatcagaaaGTTTTAGCTAAGAGTTGCGCTCGTGGGTTCAAATATTTTAGttgttttgggcaattttatctacatttcagCATTGCATCTtcttgtttatcttagtaattaattaatatgagtttttcttcatctatttcttgcttttcttctttaattatgaataGTTAAACCCATAAGctaaggttgtggctcaaccctagtatgggtaattgatgggtcttgtgttttagggctagattgactatgggtgtttgatatttgggctaatttcatgtttaattgcttaattagtgattgcaaacactagtttgtgttgagttgacttgagctcttcttgagaaagagagcttgagtctctgaaattggtccaacaaggaattggggcgtattcaaaagattgatagccccaattaaagggttaaacctcgagagagtaatacccgacttgaaccttgattgtttGTGTAAATTTGCATACTCAATTGGCCTTGAGAAAGTCGATtcaggcaaaatcacttgaaccaccgagaggtgtagagtgggtaaaattgttgcaacagttatatcatactccccaaatatgtcaatcatgcatTAGACTCAACTATCCGTCTATTAACCACCTAggcaaaagtcactaccctagtgccttttaaaccatttgaacaacccacaatattttactcttagcttattttagtttaatttagctttgtagtttgataaaagtagaagtaaaacaacaacaacaacagtagcccagtataatcccactagtgtggtctagggagggtaatatgtacgcagaccttacccctaccccgaggggtagagaggctgttttcaggagaccctcggctcaagaaagtgataagagatgatatattagtactaataaatagactcataataaaaaacataaaataaaaataacagcaatataagaaatataggaagtacgaaaaagatggaagatataataatatccaGCAGATAAAGCCCTGTATCAGTAGCCGaccagtagcatcctaagactaactcctaactggctagtctcactttAGTGCGCTATAGAAATACTCAAAATTTCCCctagcctacaaccttaatgctcgacctccacaattctctgtcaagggccatgtcctcagtaatcctaagtcgtgccatgtcatgcctgatcacctctccccaatacttcttaggtctctcTCTACCTCTCTTCGTGCCCACCACAGCTAGTcattcacacctcctcaccggtgcctcagtgctcctcctctgaatgtgcccgaaccatctgagtcttgcttcccgcatcttgtcctccatgggggccacacccacctcctctcgaatatcttcattcctaatcttatccatccttgtatgcccgcacatgcacctcaacatcctcatctatgctactttcatcttcttgatgtgagagttcttaaccggccaacactcggtcccatacaacatggcaggcctaaccactgctctataaaacttaccttttagtaacgttGGCACTTTCATGTCATACAGGACTCCCGACActaacctccacttcattcacccccctatacggtgtgtgacatcctcgtcgatctccccgatcccctgaataactgacccaaggtacttgaaactactcctcttaggaatgacttgagagtcgagcctcacttccactcccacTTCCGTCGGCtcgaccccaaatttgcactcgaggtattccgtctttgtCCTGCTCAGCCTGaagcctttagactcaagagcctaTCTCCAAACCTCTAGACTTTCGTTGACGTTGCATCATGTCTCATCgattagaactatgtcatcagcaaatagcatgcactaTGGCACAtctccttgaatatgatgagttagtgcatccatcaccagggcaaataggaaagggctgaatagagacccttggtgtaaccccgtaacaaccggaaaatgcttGGAGTTGCCttctactgtcctaacccgagtcttagttccatcatacatgtctttaatcaccctaatgtaggccGCCGAGACCCCTTTAACCTCTAAgaagctccataagacctccctaggaaccctgtcgtacgctttctctagatcaataaacaccatgtggagatccttcttcttatccctgtattgttccactatcctcctaataaggtggatagcttctgtggtagatcgccccgacATAAATTCGAACTGGttatctgaaatagacaccgtttTTCACACTCttatttctaccactctctcccaaactttcatggtatgactcagtaatttgatacccctatggttgttacaactctggatatcgcctttgttttTATACAATGGAACCATtatactccacctccactcttcaggcatactattagtcttgaatataacattaaacaacccagtaagccattccaagcctgctctacccacacacctccaaagttcaaccgaAATTTCGTCTAGCCCGGCAGCTCTgacccttctcatcttacgcattgcctccataaCCTCATCGACCTCAATATCCCTATAATAACTTAATTCATGGGGACTGTCGGCATTTCTCAGTTCACCTAGTACAATATcttgatccccttcttcatttagaagttaatgaaagtaggtctgccatctcctcttaatctggtcatcccccatcaaaactttgccgtcatcatcttttatgcacctcacttggtccagatcccgagccgtcctctctctcaccttagcgattcgaaataacttcttctccccacctttgttccttagttcctcatacagacaaGCAAAAGTTGTCATCTTAGCCTCCattactgccatcttcgcctcctttcTAGATACCTTATACCTCTCAttgttcgctctcttctcctcctcacAAGTGCTCCATATTAACCGTAGGTAAGctccttctttgcttccactttaccttggacaactgcattccaccaccagcctcctttgtggccaccagtGCGGCCcgaagatatccctaacacctctctcaccGCCTTCCTTATACAGttcgccgtcgtcgaccacatagtgtttgcgtccctACTACTTCTCCacgctcccattgccgataaccttccttccaaatcCTGAGCTTTATCCGTagtcaaggcgccccacctaatccttgGGCGTCCTCGtcctgacctcttcttcctctttatcataataccaatgtccatcaccaaaagcctatgctgcgttgcaAGGGTCTCTcctgggataactttgcaatcctcgcacaaccttctgttgCATCTCCtcaggaggagatagtcaatctgagtcttcgccaccgaactttggtaagtaaccaagtGCTCCTCCCGCTTCGGAAAACATGAGTTCgcaatcactagatcgaatgccttggcaaagtccaataGCGAAGTGCCCCCTCATTccgctccccgaaaccaaagccgccatgcacctcagtataaccacctgccgacgacccaatatgaccattgaaatctcctcctatgaataaacTCTCGGAAGGCGGAATACTACAAACGACATCATCCAACCCCTTCCAAAACcgccttttaatctcctcatcTAAGCCCGCTTGCGGCACGTACTCACTAATGACatttaaagtacactcacccaccaccaatttaatagtcattagtctatcattcacccgcctaacctctaccaccgactctctaagatagctatctaccaggatacccactccattcttacctctccggactccagagtaccacaacttatacccatccgcgtttttcgccctcgatccaacccacctagtctcctgaacacatgctatattaatcttcctcttctgaaggatctttgccaactctatagacttactcgttagtgaacctatgttccatgacctgattctcaacctataggatcccttgccccctctacctcccctacCTCCCATCCCACCCCTGACCCCggccccacactctgccccacccgcGGACATGCCCTtaatctatcatcccagactgcagccactaTACCTACGACAATCTAAAGgagactcgctagtgcacaatggacaatgaatcaaactagaaggaaacaagtgactACTAGTACACTAGTAGAATGATTGAACTGAACTATTGTGAACTAAAGTAAcatcaatttagctaacaccaaaagagAACGGGGGGTACCAACTCCCAAGAACCAAACCTGTGTTGATTTGCTGTActcgatgtagttgtacgctCACACACCGCTTCCCACCGCCCTTTGTTGATGCCCATCTAGGTTACTCTCCTTTActagtgctcgtgcgcccaacttgtaTCCAACACTTCGAGAATTTCCCTGAAAACACAGAAAAACCATGACCCAAAAACCAAAAAGAGGGCtgtcaccgctaccactggtgtaGCCCTGACAATAGTAGGGGAAATGTAGGGAAAAGCAAAGAACTACACAAAATTCACCAAGTTCTACCGTGGTACAACAAAATGCGCAGATCGAAACTATACCctcaagaaaaataaatcaaATTTGGAATCTGGAAAATAAATCAAATCTGGAAAAgaacaaaaggaaaataaatgagaaattatttttaaaaaaggtaCTATACCTGAAGAAACAAATTGATTTTGAGTGAAATCCAAAAGCAGATGACAATAACTCAAAACACACTGTGCAAACTGAAATTAACAGTAAAATAAAAGACCAATCTTCAGCCAAAAGTAGACCAAGAAATGAGATATCAAGTGACCCAATTAGTGACCCAGCAAAATAAAATCAACCAAAGACAGATTGCTTAATTCTAGTAAAAAACGCAAATCGAAAAAGACTCAAAATGATTTCACCTTTTTGAGCAGCGACAACAATCCCATTAAGACCACATCAATTTCCCATATACCGTCTCTacttcaattaattccttcttaaTAAACCGTGAATCTCGAAGACAAGAAGGGGGTGGGGGCAAGAagacaagaagaacaagaaagaaaggGGAAGTAacgggaaagaagaagaaagcaggAAGGAGAAAGACAGGAAAAGAAGACAAGGGTGGGGTAGGGTGGGGGTATTACCTGGTTCGGTGGTTGCCGAAGGTCCAGTGATAGGGACATTAGAGAGATGAGATGAGAGAGACGTTAGAGACTTTCTACCCTATAAATCTTGGTAGAGGAGGTTCAAAAACCTAAAAATGTTttgaagtgtaatttggaacacacaCACAaccctaaactagatagatacccgactccaacttctagctcattgtagaaatcgatcccgaccctaaatcgggtaaaagctgcttcgaccctctcCTGCTACTCAATAGCAGTGAAGGGTAGGCTTCGAtaagacacatcccgaaccttcctatcagcatagctcttctgtctcgactgcgctgtacgaagcctctcctgaatcaccttcaccttttctaaagcatgctgcaccaagtctgtccccaatagcctagcctcaccaggctcgaaccaaccaactagagatctacaccgcctcccataaaAAGCCTTATACgaagccatttgaatactcgactggtagctgttgttataagcaaactctacaagcggtagaaactgatcccatgaccctccgaaatcaataacacaagcacgcaacatgtcctccaatatctgaatagtgcgctcggactgtccgtccgtctgagggtgaaaagttgtgctcaactcaacttgagtacctaactctcgctgcacagacctccaaaattgcgatgtaaactgagtgaccctatccgaaatgatggaaactgggacaccatgcaaacgaacaatctccaaGAATAGATCTTTGCCAAGCGCTCTGatgaataggtagtacacacagaagTGAAGTGCgcaaacttggtcagccgatccacaatcacccaaatagcatcgaacttcctcaaagtccgtggaagtctaacaacaaagtccatagtgatcctctcacacttccactctggaatatctatccgttgaagcaagccacccggtctctgatgctcatatttcacctgcacACAATTAatacatcgagctacaaatcctaaaatatctttcttcattctcctccaccaatagtgcttcctcaaatcttgatacatcttcgcggcacccggatgaatacaataccgcgagctatggacctcctccagaatcaactctcgaagctcatccatattgggcacacaaatccggccctacatcctcaacacctgATCATCTCCAATGGTCACATCAATGGGATCATCATGTTGaactatgtccttaaggacaagcaaatgcggatcatcatactggcgctctctgatgcaatcatataaggaagaccgagaaactacacaagccaatacccaactggcctccgaaatatctaacctcacgaaccgattggccaaggcctgaacatcaattacaagaggtctctcctcaactggaatatattccaaactctccatactcactgcctttcagctcaaagcatcggctaccacattggcctttcccagatggtacaatatagtgatatcataatccttaagcagctcctaccacctccgctgcctcaaattgagatacttctatttgaacaagtgctggaggctacgatgatcagtaaacacctcacaataaacaccatacaagtaatgcctccaaatcttcaacgcgtgaactatggtagccaactccaaatcatgaacatgatagtttttctcatggggattcaactgacgagaagaatAAGTAATAATTCTACCCTCcttcatcaatacacaaccaataccaactctcgaagcatcacaatacacggtatatgaacttgaagctgatggcaaaaccaacactggagttgtggtcaaggctgtcttgagcttctaaaagctctcctcacactcatccgaccatacaaatgaagcacccttctgagtaaacttggtcaagggagttgcgatagatgagaatccctgaacaaaccggtgataatagcctTCCAAACCAAGAAatctgcgaatctctatggctgaggacggtctgtgccaactctaaaccgcctctatcttctttggatcaacctgaataccctcgatggacaccatgtgccccaagaaagccactgaactaagccaaaactcacacttgaagaattttgcataaagcttctcctctctcaatctctgcaacacaactctcaaatgcttcatgtgctcctcctgactacgcgaatacaccaaaatatcatcaatgatgactataacaaacgagtcaagataaggacggaacacactattcatcaaatgcgtgaacattgttggggcattggtcatcccaaaagacatcatcaagaactcataatgaccatatcggggcctgaaagttgtcttaagaatgtctgagtccctgatcttcaactggtgataacctgaacggagatcaatcttggagaacactctcgctccctgaagttggtcgaataaatcatcaatgcgaggcaaaggatacttgttcttaattgttaccttgttcaactgccaataatcaatgcacatcctcatagcgccatcctttttcttgacaaatagaaccggcgcaccccaaggtgacacactaggccgaatgaaccccttatcaaggagttcctaaagctgctcctttaactccttcaactccgttggtgccatacgatacgacggaatagaaatgggttgagtgcccggcaccaggtcaataccaaaatcaatatccctgtccggtggcatgcccgataggtcagcaggaaacacatcaggaaaatccctcacaactagaacagaatcaatactgtgAGTCTTGGCACCAATATCCCTCATAAAGGCTAGCTACgaaaacaacccttcccaaccatacgttgggctttcaagaatgagatcactctactgggaactaATCTGTCACACCTCGACACTCGATCCGTggaacacccggtatagccaatatgactatcttagcatgactgtccagaatagcacgatatggagatagccaatccatgcccaaaatgagatcgaaatccaccatacacaataataaaagatccacacgggtctctagACCTCCAATAGTAACCACACACAATCGGTACatacggtctacaataatagtatcgcctaccggtgtagatacatgaacaggtaaagcaagaaactcgtGGGGCATACAtaaataacaagcaaagtatggtgacacatatgaaaaggtgaaaccaggatcaaataataccgaggcatctctgtggcagactgaaacaatacttgtaataacaacatctaaagcaatagaATTGGGTctacctggaagtgcatagaaacgggcctgacctccacctgatcgacctccacctctgggtGACCCCAAACTAACTGACCTCCACCcatagctggctgggcgggtggtggtgaagtaattggcgctgaagccgatgactgacccctctactgagatgaactcgTATGACGActagggcactgcctccacatatgacctatATCAtaacactcataacaactcccaggtgctggagaaggggactgaagggaacccctcacaccagagtgactagcagatgcactcggcatagaagagccctgaactgatggagcacgggacgaactctgagctggaaggcactaagtgatgactggccctaataAGAACTGTGAGAATCATGACCCAATGataccccacgataacctgggcgagctggctgagcatgcctgaatggacgacctctgccgt
Coding sequences:
- the LOC138873878 gene encoding secreted RxLR effector protein 78-like, producing the protein MAVMEAKMTTFACLYEELRNKGGEKKLFRIAKFEFMSGRSTTEAIHLIRRIVEQYRDKKKDLHMVFIDLEKAYDRVPREVLWSFLEVKGVSAAYIRVIKDMYDGTKTRVRTVEGNSKHFPVVTGLHQGSLFSPFLFALVMDALTHHIQGDVP